One genomic segment of Streptococcus salivarius includes these proteins:
- a CDS encoding TetR/AcrR family transcriptional regulator, which produces MSNRDTSIDSRLIESARKEFIEKGFIKAELKMICENANITTGAVYKRYKGKEELFRAVVEKAVATLDSFVSERTDVDFSSMSDEEVRNTWTMNEEYILAVFQILWDIREEFVLLLEKSAGTMLENFRHDFAFRMTHAYKQYYEEAKRRNIAKAEITDEEMHVLCMIFWTSVYEPFIHEMSWKEIEEHCKVVCRFMDWKNAVGIMD; this is translated from the coding sequence ATGTCAAACCGTGATACAAGCATTGATTCAAGGCTTATTGAAAGTGCTCGTAAAGAGTTCATTGAAAAGGGATTTATAAAAGCCGAACTGAAAATGATATGTGAGAATGCAAATATAACAACTGGGGCTGTTTATAAAAGATATAAAGGAAAAGAAGAACTGTTTAGAGCAGTTGTTGAAAAGGCTGTAGCAACTTTAGATAGTTTTGTTTCGGAACGAACAGATGTGGATTTCTCCTCTATGAGCGATGAAGAAGTAAGAAATACATGGACTATGAATGAGGAATACATCTTAGCTGTGTTCCAAATCCTATGGGATATTCGAGAAGAATTTGTATTACTTTTGGAAAAATCTGCCGGGACAATGCTTGAAAACTTCAGGCATGATTTTGCTTTTCGCATGACGCATGCCTATAAGCAATATTACGAAGAGGCAAAAAGGAGAAATATCGCTAAAGCGGAGATTACGGATGAGGAAATGCACGTTCTCTGTATGATATTCTGGACATCTGTTTATGAGCCTTTCATTCATGAAATGTCTTGGAAAGAAATTGAAGAGCATTGCAAAGTTGTATGCAGATTCATGGATTGGAAAAATGCAGTGGGAATAATGGATTAA
- a CDS encoding energy-coupling factor transporter transmembrane component T, translating to MNRKFFKLDPRTKLFLIIIAALVVLSRLGGEKLRVFQMILTVVPYILLWAEKEYSYCLKSLIGLLISYCILYIPYVWDNMLVGTLAIVVGSIFSRMIPTVAIGYYVVKSTKISEFVAGMEKLHVSEKIIIPLTVIFRFLPMLKEEFQSIDDAMRMRGICFGGKKASKVLEYKMIPMLICSVRIGEELSAAAITRGLASGNKRTNICKIGFGILDYVFFVFFVVGIARLIMSLVGV from the coding sequence ATGAATAGGAAATTTTTTAAGCTCGATCCCAGAACAAAACTATTTCTTATTATCATAGCAGCTTTGGTTGTTTTGAGCCGATTAGGTGGAGAAAAACTGCGTGTCTTTCAAATGATTTTGACAGTTGTACCATATATTTTGCTTTGGGCAGAAAAAGAGTATTCATATTGCCTGAAAAGCTTAATAGGGCTGTTGATTAGTTACTGTATTTTATATATTCCTTATGTTTGGGACAACATGTTGGTTGGGACATTGGCTATAGTTGTTGGCAGTATTTTTTCAAGAATGATACCTACAGTAGCAATTGGTTACTATGTGGTAAAGTCGACTAAGATTAGCGAGTTTGTAGCCGGAATGGAAAAACTGCATGTTTCTGAAAAAATAATCATTCCATTGACAGTTATTTTTAGGTTTTTGCCGATGTTAAAAGAGGAATTTCAATCAATAGATGATGCAATGAGAATGCGTGGGATTTGTTTTGGAGGAAAAAAAGCATCTAAAGTTTTGGAGTATAAAATGATTCCGATGCTCATTTGTTCAGTGCGAATTGGCGAGGAACTATCAGCAGCAGCTATCACAAGAGGATTAGCTTCAGGAAATAAACGTACCAATATTTGTAAGATTGGATTTGGAATTTTAGATTATGTTTTTTTTGTCTTTTTTGTAGTGGGAATAGCTAGATTAATCATGAGTTTAGTAGGAGTATAA
- a CDS encoding MptD family putative ECF transporter S component yields the protein MNERKVFKKLDGKDLINIGVFTAIYFVVVFAVAMLGMIPIFLVLLTVFVPLVGGIIFELFLTKVKKFGMITIMGFLLGLIMLLTGMGYIPIITGTFFGFLADITYTKGRFTSAKLAVLANGFFSIWCWGNYYELFFNPDAYWSTRQVYGEGYINAVRALFPTYMAPILVAVCFVSGIFGGLLGRVLLKKHFKRAGIA from the coding sequence ATGAATGAAAGAAAAGTATTTAAAAAATTAGATGGAAAAGATTTGATAAATATTGGCGTTTTCACTGCAATATATTTTGTTGTTGTTTTTGCCGTTGCAATGCTCGGGATGATACCGATTTTTTTGGTCCTTCTTACTGTTTTTGTACCACTTGTCGGAGGCATTATTTTTGAATTATTTTTAACAAAAGTAAAGAAATTCGGAATGATAACAATTATGGGATTCTTATTAGGCTTAATTATGCTGTTAACAGGCATGGGATACATTCCAATTATTACAGGAACATTTTTTGGCTTTTTGGCTGATATTACTTATACAAAAGGAAGATTTACAAGTGCTAAGTTAGCTGTTTTGGCAAATGGCTTTTTTAGTATTTGGTGTTGGGGTAACTATTATGAACTGTTCTTTAACCCAGATGCATATTGGTCAACACGTCAAGTTTATGGAGAAGGATATATTAATGCAGTACGAGCGCTTTTTCCTACATATATGGCGCCGATATTGGTTGCAGTTTGTTTTGTGAGTGGTATATTTGGCGGACTTCTTGGCAGAGTGCTACTGAAAAAACATTTTAAAAGAGCGGGAATTGCGTAA
- a CDS encoding class I SAM-dependent methyltransferase, whose protein sequence is MIDKSNKKFWDKFAKLYAPFMKKDKGVYDKVCEYIRPHLNKDMEVLELACGSGQLSFNLSKHTKSWIGTDFSEQMIKEAKKRGEYENLTFETADAVALSYSHEKFDCVLIANALHIMPKPDEAMKEIYRVLKPNGTLFAPTFLWKEGKQRKMIKSLMSILGFKMYQEWDKKEFEDFIKEYGFSVVEMKLAHGGLAPIGVMIAQKVA, encoded by the coding sequence ATGATTGATAAAAGCAATAAAAAATTTTGGGATAAATTTGCTAAGCTATATGCTCCTTTCATGAAAAAAGACAAAGGAGTATATGATAAAGTTTGCGAATACATTCGTCCTCATTTGAATAAAGACATGGAGGTGCTTGAACTTGCTTGTGGCTCAGGACAATTATCGTTTAATCTTTCAAAGCATACGAAAAGTTGGATTGGCACAGATTTTTCCGAACAAATGATTAAGGAAGCTAAAAAGCGTGGGGAATACGAAAATCTTACATTTGAAACAGCCGATGCAGTAGCATTATCCTATTCGCATGAAAAATTTGATTGTGTGTTAATTGCTAATGCACTTCATATTATGCCTAAACCGGATGAGGCGATGAAAGAAATATATAGGGTGTTAAAACCTAATGGGACTTTGTTCGCCCCCACTTTTCTATGGAAAGAGGGAAAACAAAGAAAAATGATAAAAAGTTTGATGTCTATTTTAGGATTTAAGATGTATCAAGAATGGGATAAAAAGGAATTTGAAGATTTTATTAAAGAATATGGATTTTCAGTAGTTGAAATGAAATTGGCACATGGAGGTCTTGCACCGATTGGTGTGATGATTGCTCAAAAAGTGGCTTAA
- a CDS encoding ABC transporter ATP-binding protein has protein sequence MIEIKNCTVTYAAEPNHRVLKDISLTIEDGEFVLLTGESGCGKTTILRLMNGLIPYFYDANLEGEIYIDGLNAEQSNIYDLAKMSGTVFQNPRSQFYTCEVKSELVFGCENEGIPEEEINNRLDETVKRFSIEKLLDRGMFELSGGEKQQVACASIDMEKTKIILLDEPSANLDYEAVKRLKELISIWKTEGKTIIASEHRIAYLWEMCDRTIIINDGRIIRNLDKEEMKKITEEEVRDFGIRSFVERNPFKLDIDEATDSDNILDFKNYKFRYKKSDRIFEADDVKIAKGEITALIGHNGAGKTTFLKCLCGIRKCKGDLVIDGKPLDWKQRRMKMFMIMQDVSHQLFTDSVLEEVLLGMEEENRDNALTILKKLDLRMVEERHPLSLSGGQMQRVAIASAIAEDNDIILLDEPTSGLDYKHMMDISEILKELQSMGKTIIVATHDGEFIESCCSRKLII, from the coding sequence ATGATTGAGATAAAAAATTGCACAGTTACTTATGCTGCTGAACCAAATCACAGGGTATTGAAAGATATTAGTTTGACTATAGAGGATGGAGAATTTGTTCTCTTAACAGGAGAATCAGGTTGTGGAAAAACAACGATTTTAAGGCTTATGAATGGGCTTATTCCATATTTTTATGATGCAAACTTGGAGGGAGAAATATATATAGATGGTCTCAACGCAGAGCAATCTAATATTTACGATCTGGCAAAGATGAGTGGCACAGTTTTTCAAAATCCAAGATCTCAGTTTTATACCTGTGAGGTAAAAAGCGAGCTTGTATTTGGATGCGAGAATGAGGGAATTCCAGAGGAGGAAATAAATAATAGACTCGATGAGACGGTTAAAAGATTTTCTATCGAAAAGCTTTTAGACAGAGGAATGTTTGAACTGTCCGGTGGAGAAAAACAGCAGGTTGCCTGTGCATCAATAGACATGGAAAAAACCAAGATTATATTGCTCGACGAGCCATCGGCGAATCTTGATTACGAAGCTGTAAAAAGATTAAAGGAACTAATCTCTATATGGAAAACAGAGGGGAAGACTATTATTGCTTCAGAGCATAGGATAGCTTACCTTTGGGAAATGTGTGACAGAACTATTATTATTAATGATGGACGAATAATAAGAAATCTTGATAAAGAAGAAATGAAAAAGATCACGGAGGAAGAGGTAAGAGATTTCGGAATCCGAAGCTTTGTTGAAAGGAACCCTTTTAAGCTTGATATAGATGAAGCTACAGATAGTGATAATATATTAGATTTTAAAAATTATAAATTCAGATATAAAAAGAGCGACAGAATCTTTGAGGCAGATGATGTAAAAATTGCCAAAGGTGAAATTACTGCTCTGATAGGACATAACGGAGCGGGAAAGACCACTTTTTTAAAATGCTTATGCGGTATTAGAAAGTGCAAGGGCGATTTAGTAATAGATGGAAAACCTCTTGATTGGAAGCAACGAAGAATGAAGATGTTTATGATTATGCAGGATGTAAGTCACCAACTATTTACCGATAGTGTATTAGAGGAAGTTCTATTAGGAATGGAAGAAGAAAATAGAGATAATGCACTTACTATCTTGAAAAAACTAGATTTAAGAATGGTAGAGGAAAGACATCCACTAAGTCTTTCTGGAGGGCAAATGCAACGAGTTGCTATAGCCAGCGCTATAGCTGAAGATAATGATATAATTCTCTTGGATGAACCAACAAGTGGCTTGGATTATAAGCATATGATGGATATATCAGAAATCTTAAAAGAACTTCAATCAATGGGAAAGACGATTATTGTGGCAACTCACGATGGAGAGTTTATCGAAAGTTGTTGCAGTAGAAAATTGATAATTTGA
- the rlmD gene encoding 23S rRNA (uracil(1939)-C(5))-methyltransferase RlmD — MLNKNDIVEVEIVDLTHEGAGVAKVNGFVFFVDNALPGEVIKMRVLKLKKNIGFGKVEEHVTLSPNRNQDIDATYLRSGIADFGHMTYEEQLKFKRKQVVDNLYKTAGISDVEVAETLGMETPYAYRNKAQVPVRRVKGQLETGFYRKNSHDLIPIEDFLIQDKEIDKLIVFVRDLLRRYDLKPYDEKEQTGLIRHLVVRRGHYSGQMMLVFVTTRPKIFRIDQVIAKITEAFPSVVSIIQNINDKNTNAIFGKEFRTLYGQDTITDSMLGNDYEISAQSFYQVNTEMAEKLYQTAIDFSDLNSDSIVIDAYSGIGTIGLSFAKQVKEVYGVEVIETAVEDAKKNAERNGITNAHYVADSAENAMAKWSKDGIKPDVIIVDPPRKGLTESFIKASVAMQPEKITYVSCNPATMARDIKLYQELGYELKKVQPVDLFPQTHHVETVALLSKLDVDKHIDVEIELDELDLTSAESKATYAQIKEYVWNKFELKVPTLYIAQIKRKCGIELREHYSKSKKEKQIIPQCTPEKEEAIMDALRHFKMIE; from the coding sequence ATGTTAAATAAAAACGATATTGTAGAAGTTGAAATTGTCGATTTGACACATGAAGGAGCAGGCGTTGCCAAGGTGAATGGCTTTGTCTTTTTTGTGGATAATGCCCTCCCAGGTGAAGTCATCAAGATGCGCGTGCTTAAGCTCAAGAAAAATATCGGCTTTGGTAAGGTTGAGGAGCATGTGACCCTTTCACCAAACCGCAATCAGGACATTGATGCAACCTATCTCCGTTCAGGGATTGCTGATTTTGGCCATATGACCTACGAGGAGCAGCTCAAGTTTAAGCGTAAACAAGTTGTGGACAACCTTTATAAGACAGCAGGTATCTCAGACGTAGAGGTCGCTGAAACATTGGGGATGGAGACGCCTTACGCCTACCGTAACAAGGCTCAGGTACCTGTTCGCCGTGTTAAAGGTCAGCTTGAAACAGGTTTCTACCGCAAGAATTCGCACGACTTGATTCCAATTGAAGATTTCCTTATCCAAGACAAGGAAATTGATAAACTCATTGTCTTTGTCCGTGACCTTCTCCGTCGCTATGACCTCAAACCATACGACGAGAAGGAGCAGACAGGTTTGATTCGTCACTTGGTGGTTCGTCGAGGCCATTATTCAGGTCAGATGATGTTGGTCTTTGTAACGACCAGACCAAAAATTTTCCGTATTGACCAAGTCATTGCTAAGATTACGGAAGCCTTCCCAAGTGTTGTTTCTATCATCCAAAACATCAACGATAAGAACACTAACGCCATCTTTGGCAAAGAGTTCCGCACCCTTTATGGTCAAGACACCATTACAGACAGTATGTTGGGCAATGACTATGAGATTTCTGCCCAGTCTTTCTATCAGGTTAACACCGAGATGGCTGAAAAACTCTATCAAACAGCCATTGACTTCTCAGACCTAAACAGCGACAGCATTGTTATTGATGCCTATTCAGGTATCGGGACAATCGGTTTGTCATTCGCCAAACAGGTCAAGGAAGTCTATGGCGTTGAAGTCATCGAAACAGCCGTCGAAGATGCTAAGAAAAATGCAGAACGCAACGGCATTACTAACGCCCACTATGTAGCCGACTCAGCTGAAAATGCCATGGCCAAGTGGAGCAAGGATGGCATCAAACCAGATGTTATCATTGTGGACCCACCACGCAAGGGCTTGACAGAAAGCTTCATCAAAGCCAGTGTTGCCATGCAACCAGAGAAGATTACCTACGTCTCATGTAACCCAGCAACCATGGCGCGTGATATCAAACTCTATCAAGAGTTGGGCTATGAATTGAAAAAAGTACAGCCGGTGGATTTGTTTCCTCAAACGCATCATGTTGAGACGGTAGCACTTTTGTCCAAACTCGATGTCGATAAGCATATAGACGTTGAAATTGAGCTGGATGAGCTTGATTTGACCAGTGCTGAAAGTAAGGCAACATATGCTCAAATCAAAGAATATGTTTGGAATAAATTTGAATTAAAAGTTCCGACATTATATATTGCACAGATAAAAAGGAAATGTGGAATAGAATTACGAGAACATTACAGCAAGTCTAAAAAGGAGAAACAAATTATTCCACAGTGTACACCTGAAAAAGAAGAAGCTATCATGGATGCCTTGAGACACTTCAAAATGATTGAATAG